The sequence below is a genomic window from Ipomoea triloba cultivar NCNSP0323 chromosome 2, ASM357664v1.
GATGAAACATTGAAGCATGTTAATGTAATGCTAAATTATTCTTGTAAATATAGCCTCTAAATTTATGACTACCGATTTTGCAGTTATATACATGGATCTCCTCTGCTGGAAAGCTCAAATGTGTTTGATTCCCAACAAGATGCAGAAAAAACTGCAGCAGCACTTGGCAGGGTCATGGTGTTGGACCTTGTCATAAGAAATGAAGATCGCCTTCCATGTCGTCATCTCAGGTGGCGTGGGAACTCAGCAAACTTACTGTTAGCAGATAAGATGGCTGCTGCGAATATGGATGCACAGGAGGTGGTCTTTAATTCTCTAATCAATAGGTGCAGACCAGCGGTGATTAAAGCATTTCAAAAGGAAAGAAGAGCTTCTTCAATAGATGGCAATTTGACCCCTCCTAGGGGTTCAGGATTAGTATCACAGCGTTCTGATCTTTCTGATGTCACCGAGTCTCCTAAATCCAGCAATTTAAGTGTTAAAAGTCTAAACTTAGATGAGTCAACATCCTCAGATTTTCATATTGTGGCAATAGACTCGGGGGTGCCCCGGAGGCCACCAGCTGGAAAACGTGCAAATGACCAAGAAATTTATCCTGAGCTGGTAGAGCTCATTATCAACTGTTCTGAGTATTCATCAAACATTTTGCATGAGATAACTGGTGGTAAATTGGGATCTCCCACTGATGATTCTGAGATGAGAGTTGATTCTCATTTGGCTAATATGACTTCGATTGTTCATGACTTTCGAAATGGATTTCGTGCAGCTTTACGTGAGTTACAGGGATTTCATATATTTCTTCTCACCCTTCATCAGAAATTGGAAAACCTCTTGCGGGTGCTTATCACTATTATTGATAGAGCTTCTTCGGGGGATCTTGAAAAAGAGGAACTGGTTGTTCCTGAGTCACCATCACTAGCTGGTGGTTTCTGTGGCCATTTACCATCGCCACCAAGTAGGGAAAGGTTGGTTACTGACAACAATTTGGATTCAAAAAACAATTTGAATTCAAATGATTCAGACTTGCAAAGATCAACACCTAGACCATCATCTTCAGGGTTCAAGGAGAGCTCAGATGGCAGTTCTCCAGTTTTACGGGAGAGTTGGCAGGGAAAGTTTAGGGGCAGCGGAGAACCCCTGCATAGTCTACGGTTGGCATCAAAACTACGTGACTTCAACAAATCTGCTAAGGTACGTAATACCTATTGGATGCCTTAAATATATCCTTGGTCCAAACGGAAATCTTTATTTGGATGATTTGGCCAACAGTATGGGCAAATGGTACAAGTTTTGCATGACAAGAAGTGAACAAAGAGAACATTTTTTCATCCTAATTGCTTTTGTTTCATGACTTTGTGGAATTGAATATGTCGCTTACCCCTTAGTATTTAACTTTCATccaaatttttagtttttctccATTGAACTGACTCAGGTGGATGCGGAATTAAACAAAGAATTAGAACAATGGAATGAAATGCTGAAAAATGATGCAATTAAGTTGTGCCTGGAAAACAATTTTAACACAGGCTTCTTTGAAGGCAGTGATAATAATTATGTGGTTGATGCATATGAGCTGAAGGTATGTGTTTGGATTTTCATGAGATTTGTTCACACTGCTACTAGTTTGctgaaatttaaataattgaaaCCCATGCTATTTGTTTCTTCTGTTGAACTCATTCATGTGCCTttcacatcatatatatatatataggtaaggCTTGAGCACATTCTTGAGAGAATTGTGTTGATAACTAATGCTGCAAATACAGAAAAACCATCATTGGTTTTAGACAGCCTGTTTATTGGTGGGGCGCTTGCGGCTAGATCTGTGTACACTCTGCAACATTTAGGAATTACACATATCTTATGCCTCTGCACCAATGAAATTGGACAGTCAGACTCTCAGTTTCCTGACGTATTTGAGTACAAAAATTTTTCTGTATGTTCTCAAATCTTTTTTCTTTAGCTGTAGAATTTATTGTTTGGATTGATTGATAGATACcaattatttagaaaataataatgatatgcTCTTCTGCAAACAGATATGTGACAATGAGGACAGCAACATTAGTGATCTGTTTGAGGAAGCACACGATTTCATTGATCATGTTGAAAAAATAGGCGGGAAGGTTCTTGTTCATTGCTTTGAAGGGAAAAGCCGTAGTGCAGCTGTAGTTCTTGCTTACTTAATGCTCAGAAAGTAAGTTGAGACTCTGTGTAAGGCAGAggctatatataataatatgatatatTGGTGATTAAAATGAAATGTGGGGTGATGCAGAAACTTCAGTTTATTGCGAGCATGGAATGCCCTGAAGAGAGTTCACCGTCGTGCCCAACCTAATGATGGTTTTGCAAGGATACTTTTGGAGCTAGACAAGAAGTTGCATGGTAAGGTTTCGATGGAATGGCAACAACGACGGCCAACAATGAAGGTATGTTCCATCTGTGGGAAGAATGCGGGGCTTAGCAGCAGTTCACTCAAACTTCACCTGCAGAAAGCACATAAGAAGTTGTCATCTGGCAGCGTCGATAGTGCAATGACAATGGAAATACAGAAAGCCCTCAATACGCTAAAACTCAATCGAGGCGCAAGTGTGAGCCCACCACCCCCACCAAGGAATTCTCACTCAAACATTCATTAGCAAGCTTCTGGCCTCCTCTTACTTTCCTGTTTCCTGAAGAAGCTGCAGGCACGCATTTTTGTATTCCCTGCCTGCATACTCTATGTTTGAACCacttgttgattttttattttttttttgaatgacaagGAAACGAGGGTGTGCTTTGTATAAACCTAGCACTGTGATTCTAGTCGACAAAGGAACATAACGAGATACAACTTAGATTGTCTATAGCTGAAGACTATTCCGGCTAGAGTCTGAcaacttgtaattttgtaattatcaagtcaacagTTTACATTGTAACTTTAGCTGACAATAAAGTAAACCAGATTAGATTGTTTATAGTTGGCTAGGAGTtaaatttgtgattattaagtGAATAGCATGTTCAAAAGTAGACGATGCATCAttctttcctttcaaaaaaaaaaagatgcttCATGCTTGTGatttaaacaaataattcaaataaaaactcTATGCTATTATGAACTGACATTCCTTCCAAGAATGAGGGATCACAAATAAAGTGATGGCGAATTTCATTCCTAGCGGCTAGCACAGAAAGACAGGTGTGATTCTTGATTAACAACATTAAACTTGGCAGACAGGTAAAAAACATGGAAGCAAATTCCATTACTGATGAGAGtgactataataataataataatagttggtAAAATCCAATTTTAGTAGGCGTACATCCAACTCCAGAAATGTATGTATGtgataataatagtaatagtagcAACGCAATCAATCAATCCAGTAACAGCTgccttttaagttttaacccaCCACCCACACCCAGATCCAGGGAGGGAGCCTACAGAGAAAGAGAAAGCAAAATACAAAACAAGAGAAAGGTAAAAGAACACTACTGGCCATTTTGATCTACACAGCAATTGGCTCGGGCGTTGGCTCTGGAGGAGTACCGCTACTTCCATTCAGGACTGTCACGTTGCCATCTGAATCTACATCTACTATAACTGAATCCCCTTCTTTGATCTCACGTGCAAGCATCTTTTCGGCCATGCTGTCCTCCAGAAGTCTCATAATCGCTCTTCTTAATGGCCTCGCCCCGTAGCTTGGGTTATATCCTTCCTCCACCACCCTGTCCCTAAACCTCTCTGTCACTTGAAGCTCTATGTCCTTAGCCTTAAGTCTCTCGTATACCTCCTTAAGCATGATATCCGCTATTTCCTTCACTTCCAGTTTTGTGAGCTGTCGGAACACAATCATCTCGTCCAATCTGTTCAAAAATTCGGGCCTGAAGTATTGCTTTAGTTCCTCCGTCACCAAGCTCTTGATTCGGTTGTAACTACTATCTTTCTCGTCATACCCCAGATCAAAACCAATGCGACGCCCTCCCTTCTCTATCACACTACTTCCAACGTTGGATGTCATGATTAGAAGTGTGTTCTTGAAGTCCACTGTCCTGCCCTTGCTGTCTGTGAGCCTTCCATCCTCTAGAATTTGAAGCATCATGTTAAACACATCGGGATGAGCCTTCTCTATCTCATCAAAAAGCACAACAGTGTAAGGCCTACGACGAACAGCCTCAGTCAATTGACCACCTTCAGTGTAACCAACATAACCTGGAGGAGAACCAATGAGCTTCGACACGGTGTGTCTTTCCATGAATTCACTCATATCAAGCCGAATCATTGCTTCCTCTGAACCGAAGTAGTAGGCAGCCAACGCTTTAGCCAGTTCAGACTTCCCAACACCAGTTGGACCAGAAAAGATGAAGCTGGCTATAGGCCGATTGGGGTTCTTAAGCCCAACACGAGCACGTCGAATAGCACGACTAATCGCCTTCACTGCTTCATCTTGACCAATGACTCGTCTGTGCAGTGTTTCTTCCATTTTTAGCAGTCGATCAGATTCATCTGTCGACACCTTCTCAACAGGTATGCCAGTCCATGAAGACACAATGTGCTGAATATCAGCTTCGGTCACAATTGGACCTTCTTCTCCAGCCTCACTTTCAGCCTTGctcatttctttgtttttgtctATCAAGGCTGAGATTTGTGCCTTGAGATCCATTTCCCTATCACGTAATTCACCAGCCTAAACAGCACAAGTTGGAATCAACAGAAATCCACCACTACCAGAAATAATGGAGTAAGAAGACAAACAAGAAAGTACCTTCTCAAAATCTTGACTGCGGACAGCTTCGTTCTTCTCCTTTGTTATCTGCCTTAGCTCTTTCTCAAGTTCTCTTGCTTCCTCAGGAAGCTGGGGGGAACACACACACAGCTTCAACAGACAACTCAACGtacaacaaaacatattatagaACAGGTCCATACCTGGGCATGGCGCAGTCTAACGCGAGAACCAGCCTCATCAACCAAATCAATTGCTTTATCAGGCAGGAAACGGTCACTGTAAAATTTTAGAAGAGGTATCATCAAAAACATGGAGCCATAAAAGGTAGAACAGTAAATCCAGTTATGGTCTAAAAATGCTACAAGCATAGATTAAACAAAATGCTCACATCTTCATCAGGTGAGTGTGGTAATacatacaattaaaaaaaaaaatcatgtttctTATAACGTTCCCTGAGAAAAACAATAAGCCACGTACCT
It includes:
- the LOC116004048 gene encoding dual specificity protein phosphatase PHS1 — protein: MANQCKENQALFSLQKEEEEKDFDLGSEEPETPFPFNITSRVLYMLGDITVGPAYRFTEWLELVRKRSGKIRSSGFPRRPHRADIMLSSPEESSADLKDPPPSEQAAEVSLWGRLGNAAMMDIESNTFSWSMLSSLHHTEHSSSTEQSEDEMNKALEVTVNSGGVVFFALFSQPQIDESSLKEAAAVIKISSSRMATQSERLGYEFAKWLGVRTPQARVIHNSSPEWLQIKEAAEKAKDVAISEGDEIAEMTCSELLEALELSRCLLLMNYIHGSPLLESSNVFDSQQDAEKTAAALGRVMVLDLVIRNEDRLPCRHLRWRGNSANLLLADKMAAANMDAQEVVFNSLINRCRPAVIKAFQKERRASSIDGNLTPPRGSGLVSQRSDLSDVTESPKSSNLSVKSLNLDESTSSDFHIVAIDSGVPRRPPAGKRANDQEIYPELVELIINCSEYSSNILHEITGGKLGSPTDDSEMRVDSHLANMTSIVHDFRNGFRAALRELQGFHIFLLTLHQKLENLLRVLITIIDRASSGDLEKEELVVPESPSLAGGFCGHLPSPPSRERLVTDNNLDSKNNLNSNDSDLQRSTPRPSSSGFKESSDGSSPVLRESWQGKFRGSGEPLHSLRLASKLRDFNKSAKVDAELNKELEQWNEMLKNDAIKLCLENNFNTGFFEGSDNNYVVDAYELKVRLEHILERIVLITNAANTEKPSLVLDSLFIGGALAARSVYTLQHLGITHILCLCTNEIGQSDSQFPDVFEYKNFSICDNEDSNISDLFEEAHDFIDHVEKIGGKVLVHCFEGKSRSAAVVLAYLMLRKNFSLLRAWNALKRVHRRAQPNDGFARILLELDKKLHGKVSMEWQQRRPTMKVCSICGKNAGLSSSSLKLHLQKAHKKLSSGSVDSAMTMEIQKALNTLKLNRGASVSPPPPPRNSHSNIH